In Equus asinus isolate D_3611 breed Donkey chromosome 13, EquAss-T2T_v2, whole genome shotgun sequence, one DNA window encodes the following:
- the CAMTA2 gene encoding calmodulin-binding transcription activator 2 isoform X4, with protein sequence MNTKDTTEVAENSHHLKIFLPKKLLECLPRCPLLPPERLRWNTNEEIASYLITFEKHDEWLSCAPKTRPQNGSIILYNRKKVKYRKDGYLWKKRRDGKTTREDHMKLKVQGMECLYGCYVHSSIVPTFHRRCYWLLQNPDIVLVHYLNVPALEDCGKGCSPIFCSISSDRREWLKWSREELLGQLKPMFHGIKWSCGNGTEEFSVEQLVQQILDTHPTKPAPRTHACLCSGGLGSGSLTHKCSSTKHRIISPKVEPRALTLTSVPQPQPPDPPPLIAPLPPELPKAHTSPSSSSSSSSSSSSGFAEPLEIRPSPPTSRGGSSRGGTAILLLTGLEQRTGGLTPTRHLAPQADPRPSMSLAVVVGSEPSAPPAPPSPAFDPDRFLNSPQRGQTYGGGQGVSPDFPEAEAAHSPCPALEPAAALEPQAAARGPPPQSGAGRRRGNCFFIQDDDSGEELKAQGATPPVPSPPPSPPPSPAPLEPSGRVGRGEALFEGAGGASELEPFSLSSFPDLMGELISDEAPSIPAPTPQLSPALSTITDFSPEWSYPEGGVKVLITGPWTEAAEHYSCVFDHIAVPASLVQPGVLRCYCPAHEVGLVSLQVAGREGPLSASVLFEYRARRFLSLPSTQLDWLSLDDNQFRMSILERLEQMEKRMAEIAAAGQAPCQGPEAPPMQDEGQGPGFEARVVVLVESMIPRSTWRGPERLAHGSPFRGMSLLHLAAAQGYARLIETLSQWRSVQTGSLDLEQEVDPLNVDHFSCTPLMWACALGHLEAAVLLFRWNRQALSIPDSLGRLPLSVAHSRGHVRLARCLEELQRQEASAEPPPALSPPSSSPDTGLSSVSSPSELSDGTFSVTSAYSSAPDGSPPPAPLPASEITMEEVVPGQLSPGTPEGPLLLMDYEATNPKGSPPSPPPLPPAPDGGAAPEDADSPPAVDVISVDMISLAKQIIEATPERIKREDFVGLPEAGAPVRERTGALGLSETMSWLASYLENVDHFPSSAPPSELPFERGRLAIPPAPSWAEFLSASASGKMESDFALLTLSDHEQRELYEAARVIQTAFRKYKGRRLKEQQEVAAAVIQRCYRKYKQFALYKKMTQAAILIQSKFRSYYEQKRFQQSRRAAVLIQQHYRSYRRRPGPPHRPPGSLPARTKGSFLTKKQDQAARKIMRFLRRCRHRMRELKQNQELEGLPQPGLAT encoded by the exons ATGAATACCAAGGACACCACCGAGGTTGCTG AGAACAGCCACCACCTGAAGATCTTTCTCCCCAAGAAGCTGCTGGAGTGTCTTCCTCGCTGTCCGCTGCTGCCTCCAGAGCGGCTACGGTGGAATACAAATGAG GAGATTGCATCGTACTTAATCACCTTTGAGAAGCATGATGAGTGGCTATCCTGTGCCCCAAAGACAAG GCCTCAGAATGGCTCCATTATCCTCTACAATCGCAAGAAGGTGAAATACCGGAAAGATGGTTACCTCTGGAAGAAGCGGAGGGATGGGAAGACCACCCGAGAGGACCACATGAAGCTGAAGGTCCAGGGCATGGAG TGTCTCTATGGCTGCTACGTTCACTCTTCCATCGTCCCCACATTCCATCGGCGCTGCTACTGGCTGCTCCAG AACCCTGACATCGTCCTTGTGCACTACCTGAATGTCCCAGCCCTGGAGGATTGTGGAAAGGGCTGCAGCCCCATCTTTTGTTCCATCAGCAGCGACCGTCGAGAGTGGCTGAAGTGGTCCCGGGAAGAGCTGCTGGGACAGCTGAAGCCCATGT TTCATGGCATCAAGTGGAGCTGTGGGAACGGGACAGAGGAGTTCTCTGTAGAGCAGCTGGTGCAGCAGATCCTGGACACTCACCCGACCAAGCCTGCACCCCGAACCCATGCCTGTCTCTGCAGTGGGGGCCTTG GTTCCGGGAGCCTTACCCACAAATGCAGCAGCACGAAACACCGAATCATCTCTCCCAAAGTGGAGCCCCGAGCTTTAACCCTGACTTcagtcccccagccccagccccctgaCCCCCCTCCACTGATAGCCCCACTTCCCCCAGAGCTCCCCAAAGCACATACCTCcccatcttcttcttcctcctcctcttcctcttcttcctcaggcTTTGCAGAACCCCTAGAGATCAGACCTAGCCCTCCCACCTCTCGAGGGGGTTCGTCGAGAGGAGGCACCGCTATCCTCCTCCTAACAGGACTGGAGCAGCGAACTGGGGGCTTGACGCCCACCAGGCATTTGGCTCCCCAGGCTGACCCTAGgccttctatgagtttggctgtGGTTGTAGGCTCTGAGCCCTCTGCCCCACCagctcctcccagccctgcctttgACCCTGATCGTTTTCTCAACAGCCCCCAGAGGGGCCAGACCTATGGAGGGGGGCAGGGGGTAAGTCCAGACTTCCCCGAGGCAGAGGCTGCCCATAGCCCTTGTCCTGCCCTAGAGCCTGCTGCTGCCCTGGAGCCCCAAGCAGCTGCTCGGGGTCCCCCTCCACAGTCGGGAGCAGGTAGGAGGAGAGGAAACTGCTTCTTCATTCAAGATGATGACAGTGGAGAGGAGCTCAAGGCCCAGGGGGCCACCCCACCTGTACCTTCACCCCCTCCttcacccccaccctcacctgcCCCCTTGGAGCCATCAGGCAGAGTAGGAAGAGGGGAGGCCTTGTTTGAAGGAGCTGGTGGGGCCAGCGAACTGGAGCccttcagtctttcatcattccCAGACCTTATGGGGGAACTCATCAGTGACGAAGCTCCAAGCATCCCTGCTCCAACCCCCCAGCTCTCTCCTGCTCTTAGCACCATCACTGACTTCTCCCCAGAGTGGTCCTACCCAGAG GGTGGGGTCAAGGTGCTCATCACAGGTCCTTGGACAGAGGCCGCTGAGCATTACTCCTGTGTCTTTGATCACATCGCAGTGCCAGCCTCACTTGTCCAGCCTGGTGTCTTACGCTGCTACTGTCCCG cccatGAGGTAGGGCTGGTGTCTTTGCAGGTAGCAGGGCGGGAGGGGCCCCTTTCTGCTTCTGTGCTCTTTGAGTATCGAGCCCGCCGATTCCTGTCACTTCCTAGTACTCAGCTCGACTGGTTGTCACTGGACG ACAACCAGTTCCGGATGTCCATACTGGAGCGACTAGAGCAGATGGAGAAGCGGATGGCAGAGATTGCAGCAGCTGGGCAGGCACCCTGCCAGGGTCCTGAGGCGCCTCCAATGCAG GATGAAGGCCAGGGGCCTGGGTTCGAGGCACGGGTGGTGGTCTTGGTAGAGAGCATGATCCCACGCTCCACCTGGAGGGGTCCTGAACGTCTGGCCCACGGAAGCCCCTTCCGGGGCATGAGCCTTCTGCACCTGGCCGCTGCCCAGGGCTACGCCCGCCTCATCGAGACCCTGAGCCAGTGGCG GAGTGTGCAGACCGGAAGCTTGGACTTAGAGCAAGAGGTTGACCCACTCAACGTTGATCATTTCTCTTGCACCCCTCTG ATGTGGGCTTGTGCCCTGGGACACCTGGAAGCTGCTGTGCTCCTTTTCCGTTGGAACAGACAGGCACTGAGCATTCCCGACTCTCTGGGCCGTCTACCCCTGTCCGTGGCTCATTCCCGGGGTCATGTGCGCCTTGCCCGCTGCCTTGAAGAACTGCAGAGACAGGAAGCTTCAGCTGAGCCCCCACCTGCCCTGTCGCCACCCTCCTCCAGCCCAGACACTG GTCTGAGTAGTGTCTCCTCGCCTTCGGAGCTATCGGATGGCACTTTCTCCGTCACATCAGCCTATTCTAGTGCCCCAGATGGGAgtcctccccctgctcctctgCCAGCCTCTGAGATTACTATGGAGGAGGTGGTCCCAGGCCAGCTCTCCCCTGGTACCCCGGAGGGCCCCCTACTCCTCATGGACTATGAAGCCACCAACCCCAAAGGCTCCCCACCCTCACCACCTCCTCTTCCACCAGCCCCAGATGGTGGGGCTGCTCCAGAGGATGCTGACAGCCCACCAGCTGTGGATGTGATCTCG GTGGACATGATCTCACTGGCCAAGCAGATCATTGAAGCCACACCAGAGCGGATTAAACGAGAGGACTTCGTGGGGCTGCCTGAGGCTGGAGCCCCAGTGAGGGAGCGGACAGGGGCCCTGGGGCTCAGTGAGACCATGTCCTGGCTGGCTAGCTACCTGGAGAATGTGGACCATTTCCCCAGCTCAGCCCCTCCCAG CGAACTGCCCTTTGAGCGGGGTCGCCTGGCTATCCCTCCAGCACCTTCCTGGGCAGAGTTTCTCTCTGCATCTGCCAGTGGCAAGATGGAGAGTGATTTTGCCTTGCTGACACTATCAGATCATGAGCAGCGGGAGCTGTATGAGGCAGCCCGAGTCATCCAGACAGCCTTCCGAAAGTACAAG GGCCGGCGGCTGAAGGAGCAGCAGGAGGTGGCAGCAGCTGTGATCCAGCGCTGTTACCGGAAGTACAAGCAG TTTGCACTCTATAAGAAGATGACCCAGGCGGCCATCCTGATCCAGAGCAAGTTCCGAAGCTACTATGAACAGAAGCGATTTCAGCAGAGCCGCCGAGCAGCCGTGCTCATCCAGCAGCACTACCGCTCCTACCGCCGCCGGCCCGGGCCTCCCCACCGGCCCCCAGGCAGCCTGCCTGCCCGCACCAA AGGCTCCTTTCTCACCAAGAAGCAGGACCAGGCAGCCCGGAAGATCATGAGATTCCTGCGGCGCTGCCGACACAG gatgagggaactgaagcaGAATCAGGAGCTGGAAGGGCTTCCCCAACCCGGACTGGCCACCTGA
- the CAMTA2 gene encoding calmodulin-binding transcription activator 2 isoform X2 — protein sequence MNTKDTTEVAENSHHLKIFLPKKLLECLPRCPLLPPERLRWNTNEEIASYLITFEKHDEWLSCAPKTRPQNGSIILYNRKKVKYRKDGYLWKKRRDGKTTREDHMKLKVQGMECLYGCYVHSSIVPTFHRRCYWLLQNPDIVLVHYLNVPALEDCGKGCSPIFCSISSDRREWLKWSREELLGQLKPMFHGIKWSCGNGTEEFSVEQLVQQILDTHPTKPAPRTHACLCSGGLGSGSLTHKCSSTKHRIISPKVEPRALTLTSVPQPQPPDPPPLIAPLPPELPKAHTSPSSSSSSSSSSSSGFAEPLEIRPSPPTSRGGSSRGGTAILLLTGLEQRTGGLTPTRHLAPQADPRPSMSLAVVVGSEPSAPPAPPSPAFDPDRFLNSPQRGQTYGGGQGVSPDFPEAEAAHSPCPALEPAAALEPQAAARGPPPQSGAGRRRGNCFFIQDDDSGEELKAQGATPPVPSPPPSPPPSPAPLEPSGRVGRGEALFEGAGGASELEPFSLSSFPDLMGELISDEAPSIPAPTPQLSPALSTITDFSPEWSYPEGGVKVLITGPWTEAAEHYSCVFDHIAVPASLVQPGVLRCYCPAHEVGLVSLQVAGREGPLSASVLFEYRARRFLSLPSTQLDWLSLDDNQFRMSILERLEQMEKRMAEIAAAGQAPCQGPEAPPMQDEGQGPGFEARVVVLVESMIPRSTWRGPERLAHGSPFRGMSLLHLAAAQGYARLIETLSQWRSVQTGSLDLEQEVDPLNVDHFSCTPLMWACALGHLEAAVLLFRWNRQALSIPDSLGRLPLSVAHSRGHVRLARCLEELQRQEASAEPPPALSPPSSSPDTGLSSVSSPSELSDGTFSVTSAYSSAPDGSPPPAPLPASEITMEEVVPGQLSPGTPEGPLLLMDYEATNPKGSPPSPPPLPPAPDGGAAPEDADSPPAVDVISVDMISLAKQIIEATPERIKREDFVGLPEAGAPVRERTGALGLSETMSWLASYLENVDHFPSSAPPSELPFERGRLAIPPAPSWAEFLSASASGKMESDFALLTLSDHEQRELYEAARVIQTAFRKYKGRRLKEQQEVAAAVIQRCYRKYKQLTWIALKFALYKKMTQAAILIQSKFRSYYEQKRFQQSRRAAVLIQQHYRSYRRRPGPPHRPPGSLPARTKGSFLTKKQDQAARKIMRFLRRCRHRMRELKQNQELEGLPQPGLAT from the exons ATGAATACCAAGGACACCACCGAGGTTGCTG AGAACAGCCACCACCTGAAGATCTTTCTCCCCAAGAAGCTGCTGGAGTGTCTTCCTCGCTGTCCGCTGCTGCCTCCAGAGCGGCTACGGTGGAATACAAATGAG GAGATTGCATCGTACTTAATCACCTTTGAGAAGCATGATGAGTGGCTATCCTGTGCCCCAAAGACAAG GCCTCAGAATGGCTCCATTATCCTCTACAATCGCAAGAAGGTGAAATACCGGAAAGATGGTTACCTCTGGAAGAAGCGGAGGGATGGGAAGACCACCCGAGAGGACCACATGAAGCTGAAGGTCCAGGGCATGGAG TGTCTCTATGGCTGCTACGTTCACTCTTCCATCGTCCCCACATTCCATCGGCGCTGCTACTGGCTGCTCCAG AACCCTGACATCGTCCTTGTGCACTACCTGAATGTCCCAGCCCTGGAGGATTGTGGAAAGGGCTGCAGCCCCATCTTTTGTTCCATCAGCAGCGACCGTCGAGAGTGGCTGAAGTGGTCCCGGGAAGAGCTGCTGGGACAGCTGAAGCCCATGT TTCATGGCATCAAGTGGAGCTGTGGGAACGGGACAGAGGAGTTCTCTGTAGAGCAGCTGGTGCAGCAGATCCTGGACACTCACCCGACCAAGCCTGCACCCCGAACCCATGCCTGTCTCTGCAGTGGGGGCCTTG GTTCCGGGAGCCTTACCCACAAATGCAGCAGCACGAAACACCGAATCATCTCTCCCAAAGTGGAGCCCCGAGCTTTAACCCTGACTTcagtcccccagccccagccccctgaCCCCCCTCCACTGATAGCCCCACTTCCCCCAGAGCTCCCCAAAGCACATACCTCcccatcttcttcttcctcctcctcttcctcttcttcctcaggcTTTGCAGAACCCCTAGAGATCAGACCTAGCCCTCCCACCTCTCGAGGGGGTTCGTCGAGAGGAGGCACCGCTATCCTCCTCCTAACAGGACTGGAGCAGCGAACTGGGGGCTTGACGCCCACCAGGCATTTGGCTCCCCAGGCTGACCCTAGgccttctatgagtttggctgtGGTTGTAGGCTCTGAGCCCTCTGCCCCACCagctcctcccagccctgcctttgACCCTGATCGTTTTCTCAACAGCCCCCAGAGGGGCCAGACCTATGGAGGGGGGCAGGGGGTAAGTCCAGACTTCCCCGAGGCAGAGGCTGCCCATAGCCCTTGTCCTGCCCTAGAGCCTGCTGCTGCCCTGGAGCCCCAAGCAGCTGCTCGGGGTCCCCCTCCACAGTCGGGAGCAGGTAGGAGGAGAGGAAACTGCTTCTTCATTCAAGATGATGACAGTGGAGAGGAGCTCAAGGCCCAGGGGGCCACCCCACCTGTACCTTCACCCCCTCCttcacccccaccctcacctgcCCCCTTGGAGCCATCAGGCAGAGTAGGAAGAGGGGAGGCCTTGTTTGAAGGAGCTGGTGGGGCCAGCGAACTGGAGCccttcagtctttcatcattccCAGACCTTATGGGGGAACTCATCAGTGACGAAGCTCCAAGCATCCCTGCTCCAACCCCCCAGCTCTCTCCTGCTCTTAGCACCATCACTGACTTCTCCCCAGAGTGGTCCTACCCAGAG GGTGGGGTCAAGGTGCTCATCACAGGTCCTTGGACAGAGGCCGCTGAGCATTACTCCTGTGTCTTTGATCACATCGCAGTGCCAGCCTCACTTGTCCAGCCTGGTGTCTTACGCTGCTACTGTCCCG cccatGAGGTAGGGCTGGTGTCTTTGCAGGTAGCAGGGCGGGAGGGGCCCCTTTCTGCTTCTGTGCTCTTTGAGTATCGAGCCCGCCGATTCCTGTCACTTCCTAGTACTCAGCTCGACTGGTTGTCACTGGACG ACAACCAGTTCCGGATGTCCATACTGGAGCGACTAGAGCAGATGGAGAAGCGGATGGCAGAGATTGCAGCAGCTGGGCAGGCACCCTGCCAGGGTCCTGAGGCGCCTCCAATGCAG GATGAAGGCCAGGGGCCTGGGTTCGAGGCACGGGTGGTGGTCTTGGTAGAGAGCATGATCCCACGCTCCACCTGGAGGGGTCCTGAACGTCTGGCCCACGGAAGCCCCTTCCGGGGCATGAGCCTTCTGCACCTGGCCGCTGCCCAGGGCTACGCCCGCCTCATCGAGACCCTGAGCCAGTGGCG GAGTGTGCAGACCGGAAGCTTGGACTTAGAGCAAGAGGTTGACCCACTCAACGTTGATCATTTCTCTTGCACCCCTCTG ATGTGGGCTTGTGCCCTGGGACACCTGGAAGCTGCTGTGCTCCTTTTCCGTTGGAACAGACAGGCACTGAGCATTCCCGACTCTCTGGGCCGTCTACCCCTGTCCGTGGCTCATTCCCGGGGTCATGTGCGCCTTGCCCGCTGCCTTGAAGAACTGCAGAGACAGGAAGCTTCAGCTGAGCCCCCACCTGCCCTGTCGCCACCCTCCTCCAGCCCAGACACTG GTCTGAGTAGTGTCTCCTCGCCTTCGGAGCTATCGGATGGCACTTTCTCCGTCACATCAGCCTATTCTAGTGCCCCAGATGGGAgtcctccccctgctcctctgCCAGCCTCTGAGATTACTATGGAGGAGGTGGTCCCAGGCCAGCTCTCCCCTGGTACCCCGGAGGGCCCCCTACTCCTCATGGACTATGAAGCCACCAACCCCAAAGGCTCCCCACCCTCACCACCTCCTCTTCCACCAGCCCCAGATGGTGGGGCTGCTCCAGAGGATGCTGACAGCCCACCAGCTGTGGATGTGATCTCG GTGGACATGATCTCACTGGCCAAGCAGATCATTGAAGCCACACCAGAGCGGATTAAACGAGAGGACTTCGTGGGGCTGCCTGAGGCTGGAGCCCCAGTGAGGGAGCGGACAGGGGCCCTGGGGCTCAGTGAGACCATGTCCTGGCTGGCTAGCTACCTGGAGAATGTGGACCATTTCCCCAGCTCAGCCCCTCCCAG CGAACTGCCCTTTGAGCGGGGTCGCCTGGCTATCCCTCCAGCACCTTCCTGGGCAGAGTTTCTCTCTGCATCTGCCAGTGGCAAGATGGAGAGTGATTTTGCCTTGCTGACACTATCAGATCATGAGCAGCGGGAGCTGTATGAGGCAGCCCGAGTCATCCAGACAGCCTTCCGAAAGTACAAG GGCCGGCGGCTGAAGGAGCAGCAGGAGGTGGCAGCAGCTGTGATCCAGCGCTGTTACCGGAAGTACAAGCAG CTGACCTGGATTGCACTTAAG TTTGCACTCTATAAGAAGATGACCCAGGCGGCCATCCTGATCCAGAGCAAGTTCCGAAGCTACTATGAACAGAAGCGATTTCAGCAGAGCCGCCGAGCAGCCGTGCTCATCCAGCAGCACTACCGCTCCTACCGCCGCCGGCCCGGGCCTCCCCACCGGCCCCCAGGCAGCCTGCCTGCCCGCACCAA AGGCTCCTTTCTCACCAAGAAGCAGGACCAGGCAGCCCGGAAGATCATGAGATTCCTGCGGCGCTGCCGACACAG gatgagggaactgaagcaGAATCAGGAGCTGGAAGGGCTTCCCCAACCCGGACTGGCCACCTGA